In the genome of uncultured Trichococcus sp., the window AACCCCAACAAAAAGTCCGAAAAATAGCCAACGAAGAAGATTCCCAATAGTGTCCCCAAATGGATCATATTCGTTCGGAACCGAAGCATCACCAACAGAGCTGCAACGTTAGCCAACATTTGAATCGTTCCGAAGTCCATTCCAACAAATTCGCTGATACCGATATTCATCGTCACAAACGGATCTGTGCCCATTCCGCTGAAACGCATCCAAGCTATGCCGCAACTGATGAGGCTTGTCCCGAGAAACGTGATGCCACCCCGGAACAGTATGTTACCCTTTTTTTCTATAGATGGTACTTTCAATGTGATAACCCCTCTCGTTGTCGATTTGCGCTTGACCCGTTCTTATTATAGGTTGCGGGAAACGCACCCTATAGATTATAATGTTTTCAAATACAGTGAAAATGTTAGGTGGTCGTTATGGAAACTGCTTTTTTCAAAACTTACTTTTTCAACAATCAAACAGACCTCAAGATTCTTTTCTCCGGGAAAGCGACCTGCGAATCACTGCACAGTTTCGGACCGGCAGTCAGACCCAACTACATCATCCATATCGTGACGAAAGGCAAAGGCCGCTACCAACTTGATAATGAGTCCTATGAAGTGGCGGTGGGTCAAGGTTTCATTATTCCGCCTGATACAAGGACCTTTTATCAAGCGGACAAAGAAGACCCATGGAGTTACTATTGGATCGGTTTCGAGGGTGATCTCGCCGGGTTCTACCTGGATGCACTGGGGTGTTCGGGCCATCATCCGGTTTTCCAAACCGAAAATATGGAACGCATCATCGAAATCATCGAAGAATCCTTTTTATGGGATCAAGAATCCCTTTTTGCTGAATTGATGCTCTCAGCCCGTCTCTATGAATTTTTGGCTTTATGCAAACAGACCTCTGAAAACCCCGTTGCCAAAGACCAGCCA includes:
- a CDS encoding AraC family transcriptional regulator is translated as METAFFKTYFFNNQTDLKILFSGKATCESLHSFGPAVRPNYIIHIVTKGKGRYQLDNESYEVAVGQGFIIPPDTRTFYQADKEDPWSYYWIGFEGDLAGFYLDALGCSGHHPVFQTENMERIIEIIEESFLWDQESLFAELMLSARLYEFLALCKQTSENPVAKDQPRNPHIREAIAYIRSYYATPMTIQNLAEALCLNRSYLSSIFKQEMGVTLQQYLTDHRLTRAAELLGLNNFSIDEIAEYSGYRDTLVFSKAFKRKYAITPTAYRKTEYARQVQLKENAAHRI